The region tatttatttattttggagagagagaaagagctggaagagaagcagagggagagagaaatctcaagcagactccccagggaaCACAGAGACTGATGTGGTgcttaatcccatgacctgagatcatggcctgggccaaaattaagagtctgatgcccaactgagacactcaggtgccatCGCCCCCACCAAGAAACTTTTATATCCATCCCTTCTCAACTATACTTCTGTTATTAAGACATTACTAGTGGGGGTTCCTCATGTATTGTGAAGCACTTTACTACTTCATGATTTCTGAATTTCTGCACTTACTTATTACACAATCAGGCCTCAATAGGCCTACCAAACCAATACATATAACACTTAATAAGCAATTGTTTGGGCACTATAGAAAAAGTAcgtaaaatggaggaaaaatttGTAATCAGAGTATGATCTTCATGCTTAATTTacttgaagtttattattttattatttctgtgttgGTAAAAAATAGGTTCCCCAGAATAGTAAATaggtatttgataaatttcaaatatacaaataagtgaATGGGTGAGATGGGAAGATTCATAAAAACTAGAACACAAAACAGTTCTCATTAAGTGCcataaatgatacaaaatataaaagccatGGAAGTAGAACTGTGGTTCGAACTCTGGGATCAGAAGGGCCTGCTTGGAAAGTGttcttcaccttgcacttttgaAAACAGGTGTAAAATCATGCCCTTACATTTCAAAGTCTCATTTATCAGGTCAGTTACTTGGTTTCTGCTCCAGCCATTTCCTGGAGGTCAGACAATGGATCCAGgtagagaaacacattttaagccATCTTCTCCATTCCCATTCAACAAGTCTCTGACTCATTAAGGGCTCCTTGTTCCCAAACTCGGCTCAGGTAAATTTGAATCATAGCAACAAACGTAGAGTGGGCTCCAAGTAGGAGCGCCACAATCACCACAACCACACAGCATCTCAGAGCTGTAATTGAGTTCAATGATCAGTAGAAGAAGTGatgaacacacattttttttatacCAAAACACCTGAAGTTGGATCTCAGGTCTAATCTTTCTACATTGTGTGAACCAttgtgtttcagtttcctttctagaaggggtaataataattataataggaTTGTTTGACAGACTAAGATACTTGTTATGTTAATTAGAGGCAAACTTATTTtaacaaagacatttaaaaagagagtaaatgaaaaaatagtttatttttcttttagggaaaaatccaaaaaacaggtAAGTTGACAATTATGGTTAGAAAGAAGACTCTTCTCCACCAAGGTACTTTGAGCCTAGGGAGGAAGGTCAACTTTGTGTCCTAAACATGTGTCTTTCATCTGGTTCTGAAGATGCTCTGACAGGAAGGGCTGAAAAGCAAGTAAAGCGTATGATCAAAAAGATTGCACAGAAGCATCTACATCATTTGATTCCTGTTTCATTGTCCAAACTTACCCATGCAACCATACAGAGCAACGGGGCCTGGGACTGATGTCCTTTGCTGAGTCTCCTCGTGTTATCCAGAGATTCCATTACTCATTGTTTGAAGTGAGAAGTAACTGCTTGGGGAAGGTTTAACAATCCCTCTGTTTCTATAATCTGCTTAAACAAAGCCAGGCACATCCTCTGTGCCCCGAGAAAGTACACTATTATTATTGTCTGCTTATCATTGTTCTTAAATCATCATTCTCATTCTTATTACCTGCCTCAATTAAGTATTTAAACGCCTTATGAGTATTCCATGTCATTGATTGGCTAAATGCCTGATGAATTTCCGTAGTCTATTACAATATCCAAAGTTCAACTttggactattttaaaaatttcctcttacTTTGAGAAGAAGTCTAAGGCTGTGCAATTCCTTTCTGTTGGTCTGAGTCCTAACTGGGGTATGAACAGGTTCAGTGTTTCCTCAGCATGGCATTATCTCAGGTACGACAGCAATatgtgttctttctcctcctcaaaaCTGTATTTTCCCAGAACAAGTTCCCTTTGGGAGTGACTGCCAGTTCTTTGTATTACTTCTCCTGAGAACATCTATCACCAAAAACTTTTTTCAATCatttctctcaaaataccttactCACTTCAGCTTAATCTTTGTTTAGAAGTAAAACTCGTTGTCCATATCACTCTGAATTCCAGAATTAAACCCATTTTTCATTGACATTTCTTACAGAATGGATCAGCCTCaggtttcttttatctttgcacCTAAAATCTTGAAACTCCAGAGCCACATGGCTGTGGTCTATCGTTGCATGTGGTCTCTCGTTGACCGGCCTACAGTATAAACAGCACCATCTTTCCCTTTTGTTATATGTCTGAGACTATTAATATGGAGACATGAAAACAATCACACATTGGGAAGGAATGTTATTGAAATTAGAAAGTAGactgcctccatcccaggaagACATGCTCTGCTTCTAGATATCCTAGAAATGACTATGGCAGAGGGAATTGAATACCTAGTAGGGACACTGTGTAAGTTGTGCGGGGAATCTGAGCTCCCATACAGCTGCTCAGGTGACATGTGCTTTTTCTGATCGCTAGGTGTGTACTCTGTGTCTGTAGGACACTCAGTAAGAGGGAATTGTGATTTTGGCCTCAGTGATGTTATGTTGTTTTCTGGTCACCAATTACTGGATAACTGAGGCCTTGCTTTCTTCCCTCAGCTCATGGAGCTATACGCAGAAGGATGCAGTGCCAGAAGATGGATGGTCGCTGTGAAGTTGAGTGCCTTTCCTTTGAAGATAAGGTTGGGGGCTGTAGAGCTGAACTGACACCACTTTgctgcaaaaaaaggaagaataattaaaAGCCAAGCAGGAGCTACAGAAAGTGAGAAGCAAAGATCCTCTGGCTGTGAGCTCCATGTGGCAAACATCCCTGGATTTTTTCTCTTGACCTCCAACATGGGCATTCTATGAATGAAGCTGTCAATCCAGCTTCTGACACTGCAGAGAAATACCCTCTGTAGGCCTGAGAGGCCTGGGGGAAGGCACTGTGTTATGTTGGCCTTTGGAATCCCCACTGGCTGGCAGAGgcccattaattattttatggattgATAAAGTGAGTGAGCAGATTAACAGATGAAACAGGTAGAATGGAAAGGTGGGACCATggttgaaatgttctaaaacccTGGCTTCAGACAGAGGTGTGACCCTGGGTCTTTGTCGTTCAGACTCTGGTGTCTGTAATATGAGACGACTCAACCACATAGTAAATGGCCCACCTGATGGACACAAATTGTGGCCGCCTTAGTGGTACTGCTGGCTcatgcttctccagctccttcacaGATCGCTGTTAGCatggcttcccctccctcctcaatTAGGGACATCAAGTGCCATAATGAAAAGGGCCTGTGTCAAAGGTTAAACTGGCCAAAGATTGGGTAGCATCTTCATGCTGGCCACTTGTAGTGAGAATGTAGCAGTCATGGCCTCTTCAAGAGCAGGGTTCCTAGAGATAGTCTAATTCAACACCTTCATTACAGCGGAGGAGATAGAGACCCAAGAAGAAGCCACTGTTGCTGGCTTAGGCACAGCAACACTTCAGGCTTTTGGTCTTATGTTCTTAGCATGTCCACAAAACAGGGCCCTGGCTGCGAGCAGAAGCCTGAACACGGAATACTTTTTAGCAGCTCCGGTGAGCAGCTGGGTGGAATAAGAAGTGGACACAGCTGCAGAAGAATTGGACACTTTCCCAGATCCCTCCTGTGACCCTGTGATCCTTGCTTTTCTGGGCTGATAGTAATGGCAAACAGGCtctaaagtaagaaataaaaacatgtttttaaaaaatattctggcaCAGCTACATATCTTCATGGCTAATGGGGtgatctttttattctgaaaaccaCGCAAGAGCCAAGTGGGTGTGGGTGGAAAAAGCTCTCTTTTTGCATGTAGCGCAGGTCCTGGGGTCTTCCCAGAAGTTGTTTACCCAGGCCTCAGATAAAACTAACTGCCTTTGAGAATCTAAATGTATTTAGGTCTCATCCCCTgttctttctgggtttttttttctctcccctttccttgcaAAATTAACAGTGGTGTATATAatgttttcctctgcttctcgTCTCACAGAAATATCCTCTACCACCATCATGCTGCTGGGATTTCTCTTAATGAGGAGACCATGACCTCTTAGACATGTTTTGGTCACCATGCTCTTTGTAAAGACTCCAGGGGCACCCTCAGCAATCGATGGTTGGTATTTTTTGTTACCTTGGTACTTTCGTGAGCATTTCGCCATGtggtctgtctcctccttcattcctgtCTCCTCTGCCCTCAAAGATAGAACTCTTCcagctcctttcttcctctccttccctgttctCCTATGTTCTCCCTTTCCTGGGTTTGCACACACCCTGGTTTTATCCATCTGCATATTACACATGTCTCTAAGCAATTCCACGAGCTCCCGTGGTTTCAGCCTCTCCTATTGATGTGGCATTACCTACTCACCAGCCCTTCCAGGCTCCAAGCCTCCATTCTCTACTTCACTCCATGGCAGTGCATGGATGCCCTGCACACTGCATCCGCCAGACCTGGAGGCCAGTTGCTCCCCATTAGCCCCTTTAATGCAAGACATGGCAGTAGGCAGGAATTTAAGATGAAGGGTAAAGACACTCCTTTCCATTTCCAGCTCTGGCCAGCAGCACCCCAACAGCAACAGATGGTTGGCTCCAGGCTCCAACTCCTTTTTGCTTTCTCAGCACCCTTGCAAGATCCCTTGAAGGAACTAGCAGCACCCAGGGGGTGCATCCATTAAGAGGCCCAGCTGGGACACAACCTGTTTTGCTGTGTACCCTGGTTCTCCATGGCCCCTGTTCGGCCGTATCTTCTCCTCAAAAGTCTGAACATTTTCTGCAGGTGTCCTCACCCCTCTTGTCTGGGCCCCAGTCATGGAGCACTCCTTCCTTAAAGTCTTAAGCATCATTCATGCGCTGCTCCTGACTTACAGGTCTGAGCGCCAGCTGTGCTGTGTCCCATATTCATACGTCAAGCCTCCACCTGTAAGTAGCTAACACAAGGATTTCGGACCCTGCCGCTGATAGCGCCTTTCCCATTTGCTCCTCCGGGCCAGTAGTTATTAATCTCTTTTGACTTTTGACCATCTGCTTCCTGTGTAAGCAATCTTTTGCATTACATTTCATGTTCAGAATACCCAGCATGATTTCTGTTGACCTAAATGAGCTTTGTCTGATAAAAATCCTACACTGTATTTCCGACATTAACTTCATGCTAAAGTTTTACAGGGCATTGGTCATCCCTAACTGGTTCTCTGATGGGCACCCCTAAATAACTACTTTTTATTGCAGTTTATCCCTTCCTTTCCAAAACTGAGCTGCAGTTAGTATTCTagatcttagtaaatatttttaccacTTACTCAGGCACTCAAGTTAAAAATGACTTGTTCGGCTTACTCTCCTTACAAATCACACAATTCCCTGACAGCATAAATGTACATAGATTATTCCCCAGTCTGTGCAAATTGTGCCATAACTTTTCCTCCGTTCTCTCTAACATTGTTCTCATTTACCTAGATTAGGGATTGGATATCGTTCTACATTTCATGCTACATATTATgcctatatgcacacacacatgcacgcacacacacacacacacacacacacacacaccatgtttGATGTTCAATCATAAAAACTAAGTATAAGTGTCACACTCAGATATACAAGAATTCttagaatgttaaaatgttagaGGTAGAAGTGGCCTTGGAAGTAATAAAAATCAGTGTTTCCAGAGCCAAATTGATTCTAGTcacctcgggatgcctgggtggctcaatggttgagcatctgcctttgactcagatcatgatcctggggtccggggattgagtcccacatcgggctccccataggaagcctgcttccccctcgcctgtgtctctgcctctgtctcggtgactctcataaataaataaataaaatcttttttagaaagttgattctagggatccctgggtggtgcagcggtttagcacctgcctttggcccagggcgcgaaactggagacccagtatcgaatcgcatgtcgggctcccggtgcatggagcctgcttctccctctgcctgtgtctctgcgtctctctccctctctgtgtgtgactatcataaataaataaaaatttaaaaaaactacaaaaataaaaagatgattctAGTCACctagaatattttagaaaatcagaGGTCTGTCCCCGAGTCTCACACTTTCATATTCggaattcttaaattaaaaatctgaatttttctcaaaaaaaaataaataaaaatctgaatttttaaaaccacatgtcCAGTCAAATCTCCTGCAGAGTGATGTTTGGCAACTATAGATCACCGACCAGAGGAGCATCTGAGATTTGAAAATGCCCTGGTTCTGTGTCCCACACTTCCAGTTAGAAGCCAGAGTGGAGCATCAGAACTCAAATCAAGAAGTTCTACTGTTAAGCCCAGTGGTATTTCACCGTCCTGCACTTTTTGAAAAGGAGATATTGAGAGGAACTGAACAAATGCCTCACCTCCTTGCTCGGGTTCCGAAGTTCAGACTTTACAgatagttttacttatttatttatttatttatttatttatttatttatttatttatttataaattgagaGAGAGCTGGCATACACAagtgggcaggcaggggcagacggagaagcagactccagctgaGCAAAGCGGGGCTggataccgggactccaggatcatgacctgagccaaacggaCATGCTTAACCGgttgagccaccccggtgccctagAAGCTCAGACTTTCATTGGAAGATACATGTCCAGCAAACTAACATAGAACATGGCAGTTTCCACAGCCTGATGGGAAGCCTGTGGGAGCTCACAACAGAATGACTGAGTTTGACTGTAGTTAGCAGAGTCTGAAACAAGTTCTCAGACAAAATACCCTGCCCTCGTTCAGACCAACTTCTTGTCAACCTAGTCAAAATCACTTTAACTGACCTGAAAGATTGCTGTTCCATTCTATTGCCAAAGTTTCCGTAGCTTATGTTCCCATTTGACAGTTACTTCCATTCAAAACTGCCCATTTCCATGAGCATCCAAACTAACAAGGACTCTCTGTCCTCCCTTGAAGGCCATTCTGCTATCGTAAGACACCCCTGAACCCAGGTACCTGTAGGGAGGTATTGAAATGTCCTCATTATGCAAACAGAGACATTCTACTAGTTCTGGTGAGCTGCAGAATGAAATGAAGTCATTTTCCACCTGTCTGTATGGACACCTTCACCCATGAGAACCATTATCATCACCTTTCCCCATCTATTCATTTTTGAACCAAGTCTCCTCAGGTAACAAAACAAATCTCTAAAAGACTTATTCAGTTTGAGAAGCTAAGCACTTGAGACAACCCTACACATAGGCCGAAGTCTCCACTACCTACACTACCTACATCCCACTACGTCCTATGGGATAGTCAGTGTTGGAGAGAACCATAGTTCCCTGGTACCTGAATGCTCCCTTCGGATTGTGTGCATCACACCCTAGGTCTGGTTGGATGGACTTGGATGAACTGCAGTCAGGGGCTTTCCAGGTGTTTAGAACCATCTGTGCTTCATCACTGAAACAGAACAGGATATGGGTAACAGAAAATGGGGCATTTTCCTAACAGTGTTATTTGCCTCCAAACCTCCTCTGCTTATAT is a window of Vulpes vulpes isolate BD-2025 chromosome 7, VulVul3, whole genome shotgun sequence DNA encoding:
- the LOC140599511 gene encoding beta-defensin 107A-like — encoded protein: MSGAMRIFFLVSAALIVLAHIFSAHGAIRRRMQCQKMDGRCEVECLSFEDKVGGCRAELTPLCCKKRKNN